In Bacteroidota bacterium, the DNA window TGTGGTAGTTTCCGAATAAATCCTACAGTATCTGAAAGTAAAAAAGTAACATTTTTAATTACCACATTTCTAACTGTGGTGTCAAGTGTTGCAAAAAGTTTGTTTTCTGCAAAAACATCAGCTTTACTAAGAATATTCATTATTGTAGATTTTCCTGCATTGGTATAACCTACTATGGATACTCTTATTTTTTGCCCTCTACTTTTTCTTCTAACAGCATTTTGTTTGTCTATTTTTTGTAATTTTTTCTTTAATAAAGTTATTTTATTTCTGACAATTCTTCTGTCTGTTTCAATTTCCCTTTCACCCGGTCCTCTTAATCCAATTCCTCCTTTTTGTCGCTCAAGGTGTGTCCACATATGTGCAAGGCGGGGCATTAAATATTGATATTGAGCAAGTTCAACCTGCGTTCTTGCTTGAGCGGTTTTAGCTCTGTTGGCAAAAATATCAAGAATTAGATTTGTTCTGTCAAGAATTTTGCAGGATAATGCTTTTTCTATATTTTTTAATTGCGTAGGACTTAGTTCGTCTTCGAATACAACAATATCTATGTTTTCTTCTTTAATAAATTCTATTATTTCTTTAAGCTTGCCTGAACCTACAAATGTCTTGTTGTTTGGTCTTGGAAGATTTTGGATAAATTTCTTATAAACTTTAGCACCTGCTGTAAGGGTTAAAAATTCAAGCTCGT includes these proteins:
- the hflX gene encoding GTPase HflX gives rise to the protein MKNKERAILVGVALKSESQEKMSEYLDELEFLTLTAGAKVYKKFIQNLPRPNNKTFVGSGKLKEIIEFIKEENIDIVVFEDELSPTQLKNIEKALSCKILDRTNLILDIFANRAKTAQARTQVELAQYQYLMPRLAHMWTHLERQKGGIGLRGPGEREIETDRRIVRNKITLLKKKLQKIDKQNAVRRKSRGQKIRVSIVGYTNAGKSTIMNILSKADVFAENKLFATLDTTVRNVVIKNVTFLLSDTVGFIRKLPHRLVESFKSTLDETREADILLHVVDLSHSDYENQLKTVNNTLSELNALDKPILVIFNKVDKLSKDFLDVEDYKNANIQKKINLLNKSYIAKDNTPCIFISAIKNVNIDLLKNKLIEMVKESYVKVYPHHPISITH